One genomic segment of Borrelia miyamotoi includes these proteins:
- the bamA gene encoding outer membrane protein assembly factor BamA yields MGFFLFVFDFVYSQDDYKGKMIRSIDFNGLKNIKENDLGFILNSYLGQLYSDELFDRLQIDLYALDYFEGFIRPEFKLEDDKLAITFFVKEKSLINTVTFIDYSGVFWNSELRDKSSVKVKDALNLSKVKKSVVEFEEMYKDAGYLDVSVEFDVKEENALVDIVFKINAGPKYVVKEVSFEGNLNFKSSTLRKYLVSKTASLFFDGKYLESNVAKDKVRLESYYKNNGYVNAKVVNNTVDIQDPVDSKKLEKGVYLKYFISEGDVFKFGKFEIIGNLVFQLEELQSLITFKEGDIFDDSRFEQDFAKIREKYYSDGYIFTEIVPSRIIRDEFVDYSIKIFEREKAHIESITVSGNKRTSDHVILREIPLVEGDIFSLERLRMGMLNLQRIGYFGNVIPDIVPSNTEGLMKINFTVEERETASFRFGMNFGGVSNSWLPFSIFGQWEESNFLGEGYSLSARLNLAFSEQSFRFMFEDNWFMQTRWTVGGFIDFSHSINTAYQDINGPIFVGKKEVPDPFVSWVGYNGAKNFSDYNFMNYSLAKFSISGFTGYNFLNYLGKQSFIGTVQTALKYVYYDNNVNRPSNYYLRDNHNTVRFENSLGFSIAWDTRNSQSLSNNGFLLKQQFDFFGGFLFGQSHFSKSTTTFERYFSLLGYQDVFNSFFDLILTLRSVYSNILPPLGNGFEIELQPHHLIVISENFMIARGWGILNNIYSSFVNTVQLSMPLIKNILVWDILFLDVASYSLEGQDNALFVPFDNFIFSWGFGVRSVLPQMPLSLVIAYPFHFNNAGVNRYHDFYGGFKFFLAVDMRY; encoded by the coding sequence ATGGGTTTTTTCTTGTTTGTATTTGATTTTGTTTATTCTCAAGATGACTATAAGGGCAAAATGATAAGGAGTATTGATTTTAATGGACTTAAGAATATAAAGGAAAATGATCTTGGATTTATTTTAAATTCTTATTTGGGACAACTTTACTCTGATGAACTTTTTGATAGGTTGCAAATTGATCTTTATGCCCTTGATTATTTTGAAGGATTTATTCGACCTGAGTTTAAATTAGAAGATGATAAGCTTGCTATTACATTTTTTGTAAAGGAAAAATCCTTAATAAATACTGTTACTTTTATTGATTATAGTGGAGTTTTTTGGAATAGTGAATTGCGAGATAAATCAAGTGTTAAAGTAAAAGATGCTTTAAATCTTTCAAAGGTTAAGAAAAGTGTTGTTGAGTTTGAGGAAATGTATAAAGACGCTGGTTATCTTGATGTTTCTGTTGAATTTGATGTTAAAGAGGAAAATGCTTTAGTAGATATTGTGTTTAAAATTAATGCTGGTCCTAAATATGTTGTTAAAGAGGTTTCTTTTGAGGGTAATTTGAACTTTAAGAGTAGTACTCTTAGAAAATATTTAGTATCAAAAACTGCATCTTTGTTTTTTGATGGCAAATATTTAGAGTCAAATGTTGCTAAAGATAAAGTGCGACTTGAATCTTATTATAAGAATAATGGATACGTTAATGCAAAGGTTGTAAATAATACTGTAGATATACAAGATCCTGTTGATTCTAAAAAATTAGAGAAAGGGGTTTATTTAAAGTATTTTATTTCAGAAGGCGATGTTTTTAAGTTTGGTAAGTTTGAAATTATTGGTAATTTAGTTTTTCAATTGGAAGAATTGCAATCTTTAATTACCTTTAAAGAAGGGGATATTTTTGATGATTCGAGATTTGAACAGGATTTTGCAAAAATTAGGGAAAAATATTATTCAGATGGTTATATTTTTACAGAGATTGTACCTTCCAGAATTATAAGAGATGAATTTGTAGATTATTCTATTAAGATCTTTGAAAGAGAGAAAGCACATATTGAGTCTATTACTGTTTCAGGTAATAAGAGAACATCTGATCATGTAATTCTTAGAGAAATTCCGCTAGTAGAAGGTGATATTTTTAGTCTAGAAAGGCTTCGTATGGGAATGCTTAATTTGCAAAGAATTGGCTATTTTGGAAATGTTATACCCGACATTGTTCCAAGTAATACTGAAGGTTTAATGAAAATAAATTTTACTGTAGAAGAGCGAGAGACAGCAAGTTTTAGATTTGGTATGAATTTTGGTGGGGTGAGTAATTCTTGGCTTCCATTCTCAATTTTTGGACAATGGGAAGAATCTAATTTTTTAGGTGAAGGGTATTCTTTGTCTGCAAGACTTAATCTTGCTTTTTCAGAGCAAAGCTTTCGATTTATGTTTGAGGATAATTGGTTTATGCAGACTAGGTGGACTGTTGGAGGATTTATTGATTTTTCACATTCTATAAATACAGCTTATCAAGATATTAATGGTCCTATTTTTGTAGGAAAAAAGGAAGTCCCTGACCCTTTTGTAAGTTGGGTGGGATATAATGGTGCTAAAAATTTTTCGGATTATAATTTTATGAATTATTCTTTAGCTAAATTTAGTATTAGTGGATTTACTGGCTATAATTTTTTAAATTATCTTGGTAAGCAATCATTTATTGGTACTGTGCAAACTGCTTTGAAATATGTATATTATGATAATAATGTTAATAGACCTTCAAATTACTATTTAAGAGATAATCATAATACTGTTAGATTTGAAAATTCTCTTGGTTTTAGTATTGCGTGGGATACAAGAAATTCCCAGTCTTTGTCTAATAATGGTTTTTTGCTTAAGCAACAATTTGATTTCTTTGGTGGATTTTTATTTGGGCAGAGTCATTTTTCAAAATCCACAACAACTTTTGAAAGATATTTCTCTCTTTTGGGATATCAGGATGTTTTTAACTCATTTTTTGATTTAATCTTAACTCTACGAAGCGTTTATTCAAATATTTTGCCACCACTTGGGAATGGTTTTGAAATAGAATTACAGCCACATCACCTTATAGTCATTAGTGAGAACTTTATGATTGCAAGAGGATGGGGAATTTTGAACAATATTTATAGTTCATTTGTTAATACTGTTCAGTTGTCAATGCCTTTAATTAAAAATATTCTGGTTTGGGATATTTTGTTTTTAGATGTGGCTTCGTATTCTCTAGAAGGACAAGACAATGCTTTATTTGTTCCTTTTGATAATTTTATTTTTAGTTGGGGTTTTGGAGTTAGAAGTGTATTGCCTCAAATGCCTTTATCTCTTGTAATAGCGTATCCATTTCATTTTAATAATGCAGGTGTTAATAGGTATCATGATTTTTATGGAGGATTCAAATTTTTCTTAGCAGTTGATATGAGATACTGA
- a CDS encoding OmpH family outer membrane protein has product MALVVFVFSCFFPLNIFSVNMTKVGIVDFEKVVIGFLSPQLKSNLEKLKSHYQEEIDTLNSEIKDLKKMYDESVSLHDLENAKLYGNQYNLKIDELKKLRSLAKNNLEQQKQININSLNSDGLLWSKILNGVQYVAEAHGISLVMKKDSPYILYYNSTVDITDDVIKHLSEQ; this is encoded by the coding sequence ATGGCTTTAGTAGTTTTTGTATTTTCATGTTTCTTCCCATTAAATATTTTTTCAGTCAATATGACAAAAGTGGGTATTGTAGATTTTGAAAAAGTTGTAATTGGATTTTTGAGTCCACAGTTAAAATCTAATCTTGAAAAATTAAAAAGTCATTATCAAGAGGAAATAGATACTTTGAATTCTGAGATTAAAGATTTGAAAAAAATGTACGATGAATCTGTTAGTCTTCATGATTTGGAAAACGCTAAATTATATGGCAATCAGTATAACTTGAAGATTGATGAGCTTAAGAAGCTTAGAAGCTTGGCTAAGAATAATCTTGAGCAACAGAAGCAAATTAATATAAACAGTCTAAATAGTGATGGATTGCTTTGGAGCAAAATACTTAATGGTGTTCAGTATGTTGCAGAAGCTCATGGTATTTCTTTGGTTATGAAAAAGGATAGTCCTTATATTCTTTATTATAATAGTACAGTTGATATAACAGACGATGTAATTAAGCATTTAAGTGAGCAATAG
- the mutS gene encoding DNA mismatch repair protein MutS, which yields MEKDLTPMMRQYLNIKNKYKDAILFFRVGSFYEMFFDDAIQGSKLLGLTLTKKEDVPMCGVPCHASKEYIKRLILLDKKVAICEQGVQTDSKGPLEREVVEVISPGVVVDEDFLQDDVNNYLVAISDYKDYCSFSYIDLSTSRLGIILYECNFLEKLRRDIEKYFPREIIVSESFYYQYSDKLVLDRFLVNKVPNWHLNKEIAIKALKEHFNVLSLSSLGFKEDDPYYISSFLIIDYIKNNLKNLLRNIDTIHINNDSAYMFLDDITQINLELVKNNNDLTASYSLYSVLNDCKTSMGKRLLREYILNPLLDIVAINNRLDHVEFLNNNINLSMKLRDILGDVWDIERVISRLQMRKYVKKDFLFIREALIAFFSIKGLFEKYFFDYWIFDINDEGDIGEVYSLINTSISEEHDELIKHGYDSNIDRLRELKNNASKYVDDYLNFERSFSKINGLKIKRTNIRGLFFEVTKSYYGQVPSHFMESQTLNSVKRYKTSKLIELEKDINDAEDSLSALEQEIFDGIALRIVKHSALIKRIAEFYAYVDVISNFAYLAKKNEYVRPTLTNNKEIILECARHPVVEHYMRGLDNFTKNSVKIDSEKYFCLMTGPNMAGKSTYLRQTALVVLMGHIGSFVPADKAVIGVTDKIFCRIGASDNISKGESTFLVEMNETANILRNATQDSLIIMDEVGRGTSTNDGLAIACSIVEYILGHIKSRSLFATHFHELSAINHSSFVNLSMKIERQGNELIFLREVEEKPSLNSYGIYVAHIAGIPLKVIERANIMLKSLANREHLYVPEFFTSAISVTNDSEEEIEKNLCYTADLNAYLELKDFISKIDINNITPLQAMSLLKEMVLKIKV from the coding sequence ATGGAAAAAGATCTTACGCCTATGATGAGGCAATATTTAAATATTAAAAACAAATATAAAGATGCTATTCTATTTTTTAGAGTAGGTAGTTTTTATGAAATGTTTTTTGATGATGCTATCCAGGGAAGCAAGCTTTTAGGTTTAACTCTTACTAAAAAAGAGGATGTTCCTATGTGTGGAGTGCCTTGTCATGCGAGTAAAGAATATATAAAAAGGTTAATTTTACTTGATAAAAAGGTTGCGATTTGTGAGCAAGGAGTACAAACAGATTCTAAGGGGCCTTTGGAAAGAGAGGTTGTTGAAGTTATAAGCCCTGGAGTTGTGGTTGATGAAGATTTTTTGCAGGATGATGTTAATAATTACTTGGTAGCTATTAGTGATTATAAGGATTACTGTTCATTTTCGTATATAGATTTATCAACATCTAGGCTTGGAATAATCCTTTATGAGTGTAATTTTTTAGAAAAATTAAGACGGGATATTGAAAAGTACTTTCCAAGAGAAATAATAGTTTCTGAGAGCTTTTATTATCAGTATTCAGACAAGCTTGTTCTTGATCGATTTTTAGTCAATAAAGTTCCAAATTGGCATTTGAATAAAGAAATTGCTATAAAAGCATTAAAAGAGCATTTTAATGTGCTCAGTTTGAGTTCTCTTGGATTCAAAGAAGACGATCCTTATTATATTTCGTCTTTTTTAATTATCGACTACATAAAGAACAACTTGAAAAATTTATTGAGAAATATTGATACGATTCATATTAATAATGATTCTGCATATATGTTTCTTGATGATATTACTCAAATAAATCTTGAACTTGTTAAAAACAATAATGATCTGACTGCTAGTTATTCTCTTTATTCAGTTTTAAATGATTGCAAAACCTCAATGGGGAAGAGGCTCTTAAGAGAATATATATTAAATCCCCTTCTGGATATTGTTGCCATTAACAATAGATTAGATCATGTAGAATTTTTAAACAACAATATTAATTTAAGTATGAAATTAAGAGATATTCTTGGTGATGTTTGGGATATTGAAAGAGTAATCTCAAGACTTCAAATGAGAAAATATGTTAAGAAAGATTTTTTATTTATTCGAGAAGCTTTAATTGCATTTTTTTCGATAAAGGGGTTATTTGAAAAGTATTTTTTTGATTATTGGATATTCGATATTAATGATGAAGGTGATATAGGAGAAGTTTATTCTTTAATTAATACTTCTATCTCAGAGGAGCATGATGAACTTATTAAACATGGATATGATTCTAATATTGATCGTTTAAGAGAGCTCAAAAATAATGCAAGCAAGTATGTTGATGATTATCTTAATTTTGAGAGGAGTTTTAGTAAGATTAATGGTCTTAAAATTAAGAGAACTAACATTCGAGGTTTATTTTTTGAGGTTACTAAGAGTTATTATGGGCAAGTTCCATCTCATTTCATGGAAAGTCAAACTTTAAATTCTGTTAAAAGATATAAAACCAGTAAGCTTATTGAACTTGAAAAAGACATTAATGATGCTGAAGATAGTTTATCAGCTCTTGAACAAGAAATATTTGATGGGATAGCTTTAAGAATTGTTAAGCATAGTGCACTTATTAAAAGAATTGCTGAATTTTATGCATATGTTGATGTAATTTCTAATTTTGCATATTTAGCTAAGAAGAATGAATATGTAAGACCTACTCTGACCAATAACAAAGAAATTATTCTTGAGTGTGCCAGACATCCTGTTGTTGAACATTATATGAGAGGTTTGGATAATTTTACTAAAAATTCTGTGAAGATTGACAGTGAGAAATATTTTTGTTTAATGACTGGTCCTAATATGGCAGGTAAGTCAACTTATTTGCGTCAGACTGCTTTAGTTGTTTTAATGGGACATATTGGTTCTTTTGTTCCTGCTGATAAGGCTGTAATCGGGGTTACAGATAAGATTTTCTGTAGGATCGGAGCAAGTGATAATATTTCCAAAGGGGAGTCTACATTTTTAGTAGAAATGAATGAAACGGCTAATATTTTAAGAAATGCAACGCAAGATAGTTTGATAATTATGGATGAAGTTGGTAGAGGTACTAGTACTAATGATGGACTTGCTATTGCATGTTCAATAGTTGAATATATTTTAGGACATATTAAATCTAGGAGTTTATTTGCAACTCATTTTCATGAACTTTCAGCTATTAATCATAGTTCTTTTGTTAACCTTTCAATGAAAATTGAGAGGCAGGGTAATGAGCTTATCTTTTTACGAGAAGTTGAAGAAAAACCTTCTCTTAATTCTTATGGAATTTATGTTGCTCATATAGCTGGGATACCTT